Below is a window of Escherichia coli DSM 30083 = JCM 1649 = ATCC 11775 DNA.
AAAAGGTAAAATATAAATATCATTTATTAAAAATACGAATGGGAATAAAACGCATTACCGCTATTTATTTAATCAGCGAAGATCCCCCTCGCTGATTAAAACGTTTAGAGAAAGACAGGGAAGGCGGAATGATGGCACTGATATGACAAAGTGAATTCCGTATTCAAACATAAGGAACCCGCAAAGAGGCTACAGTTGCCTACTGGCTGACCAAAGGGGATAGCGTGGGTATAGCCTGCCTGCTGGCATGCGCGATCGGCGATCCCGCGACTGACATAACGATCGGTACTGGCATGCTGCAAAAAAGCCTGATCATAAACCAACCGAACAATACCTGTTGCCGCGTCAACTTCGCTCACATGGGCCTGGC
It encodes the following:
- the yecR gene encoding YecR-like lipofamily protein, whose amino-acid sequence is MRLLILTLSLITLTGCTVTRQAHVSEVDAATGIVRLVYDQAFLQHASTDRYVSRGIADRACQQAGYTHAIPFGQPVGNCSLFAGSLCLNTEFTLSYQCHHSAFPVFL